Proteins from one Chanodichthys erythropterus isolate Z2021 chromosome 15, ASM2448905v1, whole genome shotgun sequence genomic window:
- the sp4 gene encoding transcription factor Sp4 isoform X1 produces MFALGLTFDFFADQKKEAMATDGGKASGGEGGTKGKSSGSQDAQPSPLALLAATCSKIGGVGSEGQAATQQQIIIDPNQGLLQLQNPTQQLELVPAQLTGNGWQIIATSPATATKDNIQQAGTNVATNEGGAGRKVKAVGSNNSPAGQQQQQFQIIQVQNLPNSSGGIQYQVIPHLQTADGQQIQISPSNPAALSVQPEQIQLIPTGNNQAILATPQRTGSTSIVTQNQTIPLQIRPSFPLQLQTIQGTQTPMVTTLPINLGGVTLALPVINNVAGGGGSVQLVQSADGSISNGNQLITTTVTSTGESTGVSTCTTTATGTDSVVVTSTDGTTLSTASVGAAESQKDGQSGETDAQNLAQSNGLQPASDQAGQIQQFQIVGHPVLQQIQIQSPQQQMVQGSIQIQPGQTLQPVQQNLQLQAFQNPTQVLIRTPTLTPSGQISWQTVQVQNAGMPQQLTLAPVASNASGGTFTQIAPLTLGGSPITLTAAQLPSGTGVQTVNIAGLGTAGVQVQGVPLTITGVQGQQQGQEGVKVQSTPVTVTVGNISSTTLNAVSPDQMGQVQSPSDQEGQPSKRLRRVACSCPNCRDGEGRNNSDPSKKKQHVCHMEGCGKVYGKTSHLRAHLRWHTGERPFVCNWIFCGKRFTRSDELQRHRRTHTGEKRFECPECSKRFMRSDHLSKHIKTHQNKKGGAALTIITTDEMEEEVDEVLGSPRIVTVASLSQDSNPATPTTSNNLEEEFE; encoded by the exons gatgCACAACCGTCTCCTCTTGCATTGCTCGCAGCGACGTGCAGTAAAATAGGAGGTGTTGGCAGCGAGGGTCAGGCGGCCACACAACAGCAGATAATAATCGACCCGAACCAGGGCCTGCTTCAACTCCAGAACCCCACGCAGCAGCTCGAGCTGGTTCCTGCACAGCTAACAGGAAACGGCTGGCAGATCATAGCCACTTCCCCTGCAACTGCTACCAAGGACAACATTCAGCAGGCTGGTACTAACGTGGCCACCAATGAAGGCGGCGCGGGGCGGAAGGTCAAGGCGGTCGGCTCGAATAACTCACCTGCCGGACAGCAACAGCAACAGTTTCAAATCATCCAGGTGCAGAATTTGCCGAACTCGTCAGGTGGGATTCAGTACCAGGTCATCCCGCATCTTCAGACCGCAGACGGACAGCAGATACAAATAAGCCCCAGTAACCCCGCAGCTTTAAGCGTTCAGCCAGAACAGATCCAGCTAATTCCCACCGGGAACAACCAAGCCATTTTGGCCACGCCCCAAAGGACGGGATCGACCAGCATCGTCACTCAAAACCAGACGATTCCGCTTCAAATCAGGCCGTCATTTCCTCTGCAACTGCAGACCATTCAGGGTACGCAAACGCCTATGGTGACCACGTTACCCATTAACCTCGGTGGCGTGACTTTGGCTCTTCCGGTTATCAATAACGTAGCGGGAGGGGGAGGTTCAGTTCAACTGGTCCAATCAGCCGACGGAAGTATTTCCAATGGAAACCAGCTGATAACGACGACTGTCACTAGCACAGGAGAATCCACCGGCGTTTCAACTTGCACGACGACTGCAACGGGCACCGATTCCGTCGTCGTGACCTCTACGGATGGCACAACGTTATCTACAGCATCCGTCGGAGCTGCTGAAAGCCAGAAGGATGGTCAGTCGGGCGAGACAGACGCACAGAACTTGGCTCAGTCCAACGGCCTCCAACCTGCATCCGATCAGGCTGGCCAAATCCAGCAATTCCAAATTGTGGGCCATCCGGTTCTCCAGCAGATCCAGATCCAGTCGCCCCAGCAGCAGATGGTCCAGGGCTCCATACAGATCCAGCCCGGACAGACTTTACAACCGGTTCAGCAGAACCTCCAGCTTCAGGCCTTCCAGAACCCGACACAGGTTCTGATCCGGACGCCCACGCTCACCCCCTCAGGGCAGATCAGCTGGCAGACCGTCCAGGTCCAGAATGCAGGCATGCCCCAGCAGCTGACACTCGCCCCAGTGGCGTCAAACGCAAGTGGCGGGACCTTCACTCAGATCGCCCCGCTGACGCTCGGAGGGTCGCCCATCACGCTCACCGCAGCCCAGCTGCCCTCTGGGACCGGGGTGCAGACGGTGAACATCGCAGGTTTGGGGACGGCTGGAGTCCAGGTGCAGGGCGTCCCGCTCACCATCACCGGTGTGCAAG GTCAGCAGCAGGGTCAAGAGGGGGTCAAAGTTCAGTCCACCCCAGTGACGGTCACTGTTGGCAACATCAGCAGCACGACCCTGAACGCAGTAAGCCCAGACCAGATGGGTCAGGTCCAAAGCCCGTCTGACCAGGAAGGTCAACCCAGCAAGAGGCTGCGCAGGGTGGCCTGTTCCTGCCCCAACTGCAGGGATGGAGAGGGGAG AAACAACAGTGACCCCTCAAAGAAGAAACAGCATGTGTGTCATATGGAGGGTTGCGGGAAGGTTTACGGAAAAACGTCTCACCTGAGGGCTCACCTGCGCTGGCATACGGGAGAGAGGCCGTTCGTCTGCAACTGGATCTTCTGCGGGAAACGCTTCACCAGGAGCGACGAGCTACAGCGGCATCGCAGGACGCATACAG GTGAAAAGAGGTTTGAGTGTCCGGAATGTTCCAAGAGGTTCATGCGCAGCGACCACCTGTCAAAGCACATCAAAACCCACCAGAACAAAAAAGGTGGGGCAGCACTTACCATCATCACCACAGATGAAATGGAGGAAGAGGTGGACGAGGTCCTGGGCTCGCCGAGGATCGTCACCGTGGCGTCACTCTCGCAGGATTCGAACCCGGCCACGCCCACGACTTCAAACAATTTAGAGGAGGAATTTGAGTAG
- the sp4 gene encoding transcription factor Sp4 isoform X3 — protein MSDQKKEAMATDGGKASGGEGGTKGKSSGSQDAQPSPLALLAATCSKIGGVGSEGQAATQQQIIIDPNQGLLQLQNPTQQLELVPAQLTGNGWQIIATSPATATKDNIQQAGTNVATNEGGAGRKVKAVGSNNSPAGQQQQQFQIIQVQNLPNSSGGIQYQVIPHLQTADGQQIQISPSNPAALSVQPEQIQLIPTGNNQAILATPQRTGSTSIVTQNQTIPLQIRPSFPLQLQTIQGTQTPMVTTLPINLGGVTLALPVINNVAGGGGSVQLVQSADGSISNGNQLITTTVTSTGESTGVSTCTTTATGTDSVVVTSTDGTTLSTASVGAAESQKDGQSGETDAQNLAQSNGLQPASDQAGQIQQFQIVGHPVLQQIQIQSPQQQMVQGSIQIQPGQTLQPVQQNLQLQAFQNPTQVLIRTPTLTPSGQISWQTVQVQNAGMPQQLTLAPVASNASGGTFTQIAPLTLGGSPITLTAAQLPSGTGVQTVNIAGLGTAGVQVQGVPLTITGVQGQQQGQEGVKVQSTPVTVTVGNISSTTLNAVSPDQMGQVQSPSDQEGQPSKRLRRVACSCPNCRDGEGRNNSDPSKKKQHVCHMEGCGKVYGKTSHLRAHLRWHTGERPFVCNWIFCGKRFTRSDELQRHRRTHTGEKRFECPECSKRFMRSDHLSKHIKTHQNKKGGAALTIITTDEMEEEVDEVLGSPRIVTVASLSQDSNPATPTTSNNLEEEFE, from the exons gatgCACAACCGTCTCCTCTTGCATTGCTCGCAGCGACGTGCAGTAAAATAGGAGGTGTTGGCAGCGAGGGTCAGGCGGCCACACAACAGCAGATAATAATCGACCCGAACCAGGGCCTGCTTCAACTCCAGAACCCCACGCAGCAGCTCGAGCTGGTTCCTGCACAGCTAACAGGAAACGGCTGGCAGATCATAGCCACTTCCCCTGCAACTGCTACCAAGGACAACATTCAGCAGGCTGGTACTAACGTGGCCACCAATGAAGGCGGCGCGGGGCGGAAGGTCAAGGCGGTCGGCTCGAATAACTCACCTGCCGGACAGCAACAGCAACAGTTTCAAATCATCCAGGTGCAGAATTTGCCGAACTCGTCAGGTGGGATTCAGTACCAGGTCATCCCGCATCTTCAGACCGCAGACGGACAGCAGATACAAATAAGCCCCAGTAACCCCGCAGCTTTAAGCGTTCAGCCAGAACAGATCCAGCTAATTCCCACCGGGAACAACCAAGCCATTTTGGCCACGCCCCAAAGGACGGGATCGACCAGCATCGTCACTCAAAACCAGACGATTCCGCTTCAAATCAGGCCGTCATTTCCTCTGCAACTGCAGACCATTCAGGGTACGCAAACGCCTATGGTGACCACGTTACCCATTAACCTCGGTGGCGTGACTTTGGCTCTTCCGGTTATCAATAACGTAGCGGGAGGGGGAGGTTCAGTTCAACTGGTCCAATCAGCCGACGGAAGTATTTCCAATGGAAACCAGCTGATAACGACGACTGTCACTAGCACAGGAGAATCCACCGGCGTTTCAACTTGCACGACGACTGCAACGGGCACCGATTCCGTCGTCGTGACCTCTACGGATGGCACAACGTTATCTACAGCATCCGTCGGAGCTGCTGAAAGCCAGAAGGATGGTCAGTCGGGCGAGACAGACGCACAGAACTTGGCTCAGTCCAACGGCCTCCAACCTGCATCCGATCAGGCTGGCCAAATCCAGCAATTCCAAATTGTGGGCCATCCGGTTCTCCAGCAGATCCAGATCCAGTCGCCCCAGCAGCAGATGGTCCAGGGCTCCATACAGATCCAGCCCGGACAGACTTTACAACCGGTTCAGCAGAACCTCCAGCTTCAGGCCTTCCAGAACCCGACACAGGTTCTGATCCGGACGCCCACGCTCACCCCCTCAGGGCAGATCAGCTGGCAGACCGTCCAGGTCCAGAATGCAGGCATGCCCCAGCAGCTGACACTCGCCCCAGTGGCGTCAAACGCAAGTGGCGGGACCTTCACTCAGATCGCCCCGCTGACGCTCGGAGGGTCGCCCATCACGCTCACCGCAGCCCAGCTGCCCTCTGGGACCGGGGTGCAGACGGTGAACATCGCAGGTTTGGGGACGGCTGGAGTCCAGGTGCAGGGCGTCCCGCTCACCATCACCGGTGTGCAAG GTCAGCAGCAGGGTCAAGAGGGGGTCAAAGTTCAGTCCACCCCAGTGACGGTCACTGTTGGCAACATCAGCAGCACGACCCTGAACGCAGTAAGCCCAGACCAGATGGGTCAGGTCCAAAGCCCGTCTGACCAGGAAGGTCAACCCAGCAAGAGGCTGCGCAGGGTGGCCTGTTCCTGCCCCAACTGCAGGGATGGAGAGGGGAG AAACAACAGTGACCCCTCAAAGAAGAAACAGCATGTGTGTCATATGGAGGGTTGCGGGAAGGTTTACGGAAAAACGTCTCACCTGAGGGCTCACCTGCGCTGGCATACGGGAGAGAGGCCGTTCGTCTGCAACTGGATCTTCTGCGGGAAACGCTTCACCAGGAGCGACGAGCTACAGCGGCATCGCAGGACGCATACAG GTGAAAAGAGGTTTGAGTGTCCGGAATGTTCCAAGAGGTTCATGCGCAGCGACCACCTGTCAAAGCACATCAAAACCCACCAGAACAAAAAAGGTGGGGCAGCACTTACCATCATCACCACAGATGAAATGGAGGAAGAGGTGGACGAGGTCCTGGGCTCGCCGAGGATCGTCACCGTGGCGTCACTCTCGCAGGATTCGAACCCGGCCACGCCCACGACTTCAAACAATTTAGAGGAGGAATTTGAGTAG
- the sp4 gene encoding transcription factor Sp4 isoform X2, producing the protein MLCKYQKKEAMATDGGKASGGEGGTKGKSSGSQDAQPSPLALLAATCSKIGGVGSEGQAATQQQIIIDPNQGLLQLQNPTQQLELVPAQLTGNGWQIIATSPATATKDNIQQAGTNVATNEGGAGRKVKAVGSNNSPAGQQQQQFQIIQVQNLPNSSGGIQYQVIPHLQTADGQQIQISPSNPAALSVQPEQIQLIPTGNNQAILATPQRTGSTSIVTQNQTIPLQIRPSFPLQLQTIQGTQTPMVTTLPINLGGVTLALPVINNVAGGGGSVQLVQSADGSISNGNQLITTTVTSTGESTGVSTCTTTATGTDSVVVTSTDGTTLSTASVGAAESQKDGQSGETDAQNLAQSNGLQPASDQAGQIQQFQIVGHPVLQQIQIQSPQQQMVQGSIQIQPGQTLQPVQQNLQLQAFQNPTQVLIRTPTLTPSGQISWQTVQVQNAGMPQQLTLAPVASNASGGTFTQIAPLTLGGSPITLTAAQLPSGTGVQTVNIAGLGTAGVQVQGVPLTITGVQGQQQGQEGVKVQSTPVTVTVGNISSTTLNAVSPDQMGQVQSPSDQEGQPSKRLRRVACSCPNCRDGEGRNNSDPSKKKQHVCHMEGCGKVYGKTSHLRAHLRWHTGERPFVCNWIFCGKRFTRSDELQRHRRTHTGEKRFECPECSKRFMRSDHLSKHIKTHQNKKGGAALTIITTDEMEEEVDEVLGSPRIVTVASLSQDSNPATPTTSNNLEEEFE; encoded by the exons gatgCACAACCGTCTCCTCTTGCATTGCTCGCAGCGACGTGCAGTAAAATAGGAGGTGTTGGCAGCGAGGGTCAGGCGGCCACACAACAGCAGATAATAATCGACCCGAACCAGGGCCTGCTTCAACTCCAGAACCCCACGCAGCAGCTCGAGCTGGTTCCTGCACAGCTAACAGGAAACGGCTGGCAGATCATAGCCACTTCCCCTGCAACTGCTACCAAGGACAACATTCAGCAGGCTGGTACTAACGTGGCCACCAATGAAGGCGGCGCGGGGCGGAAGGTCAAGGCGGTCGGCTCGAATAACTCACCTGCCGGACAGCAACAGCAACAGTTTCAAATCATCCAGGTGCAGAATTTGCCGAACTCGTCAGGTGGGATTCAGTACCAGGTCATCCCGCATCTTCAGACCGCAGACGGACAGCAGATACAAATAAGCCCCAGTAACCCCGCAGCTTTAAGCGTTCAGCCAGAACAGATCCAGCTAATTCCCACCGGGAACAACCAAGCCATTTTGGCCACGCCCCAAAGGACGGGATCGACCAGCATCGTCACTCAAAACCAGACGATTCCGCTTCAAATCAGGCCGTCATTTCCTCTGCAACTGCAGACCATTCAGGGTACGCAAACGCCTATGGTGACCACGTTACCCATTAACCTCGGTGGCGTGACTTTGGCTCTTCCGGTTATCAATAACGTAGCGGGAGGGGGAGGTTCAGTTCAACTGGTCCAATCAGCCGACGGAAGTATTTCCAATGGAAACCAGCTGATAACGACGACTGTCACTAGCACAGGAGAATCCACCGGCGTTTCAACTTGCACGACGACTGCAACGGGCACCGATTCCGTCGTCGTGACCTCTACGGATGGCACAACGTTATCTACAGCATCCGTCGGAGCTGCTGAAAGCCAGAAGGATGGTCAGTCGGGCGAGACAGACGCACAGAACTTGGCTCAGTCCAACGGCCTCCAACCTGCATCCGATCAGGCTGGCCAAATCCAGCAATTCCAAATTGTGGGCCATCCGGTTCTCCAGCAGATCCAGATCCAGTCGCCCCAGCAGCAGATGGTCCAGGGCTCCATACAGATCCAGCCCGGACAGACTTTACAACCGGTTCAGCAGAACCTCCAGCTTCAGGCCTTCCAGAACCCGACACAGGTTCTGATCCGGACGCCCACGCTCACCCCCTCAGGGCAGATCAGCTGGCAGACCGTCCAGGTCCAGAATGCAGGCATGCCCCAGCAGCTGACACTCGCCCCAGTGGCGTCAAACGCAAGTGGCGGGACCTTCACTCAGATCGCCCCGCTGACGCTCGGAGGGTCGCCCATCACGCTCACCGCAGCCCAGCTGCCCTCTGGGACCGGGGTGCAGACGGTGAACATCGCAGGTTTGGGGACGGCTGGAGTCCAGGTGCAGGGCGTCCCGCTCACCATCACCGGTGTGCAAG GTCAGCAGCAGGGTCAAGAGGGGGTCAAAGTTCAGTCCACCCCAGTGACGGTCACTGTTGGCAACATCAGCAGCACGACCCTGAACGCAGTAAGCCCAGACCAGATGGGTCAGGTCCAAAGCCCGTCTGACCAGGAAGGTCAACCCAGCAAGAGGCTGCGCAGGGTGGCCTGTTCCTGCCCCAACTGCAGGGATGGAGAGGGGAG AAACAACAGTGACCCCTCAAAGAAGAAACAGCATGTGTGTCATATGGAGGGTTGCGGGAAGGTTTACGGAAAAACGTCTCACCTGAGGGCTCACCTGCGCTGGCATACGGGAGAGAGGCCGTTCGTCTGCAACTGGATCTTCTGCGGGAAACGCTTCACCAGGAGCGACGAGCTACAGCGGCATCGCAGGACGCATACAG GTGAAAAGAGGTTTGAGTGTCCGGAATGTTCCAAGAGGTTCATGCGCAGCGACCACCTGTCAAAGCACATCAAAACCCACCAGAACAAAAAAGGTGGGGCAGCACTTACCATCATCACCACAGATGAAATGGAGGAAGAGGTGGACGAGGTCCTGGGCTCGCCGAGGATCGTCACCGTGGCGTCACTCTCGCAGGATTCGAACCCGGCCACGCCCACGACTTCAAACAATTTAGAGGAGGAATTTGAGTAG